A single Bremerella cremea DNA region contains:
- a CDS encoding small basic protein, producing MTIDKSLKVKRGGISTRSVLKRSERIAQMKAKGAFDDENTSPIGLPKTKVVKISMKKKKKVKEEDGKK from the coding sequence GTGACCATCGATAAAAGCCTGAAAGTGAAGCGGGGTGGTATTTCGACCCGCAGTGTCCTGAAGCGTAGCGAACGTATCGCTCAGATGAAGGCCAAAGGCGCCTTCGACGACGAGAACACTTCGCCGATCGGTCTGCCAAAGACCAAGGTCGTGAAGATCTCGATGAAGAAGAAGAAGAAGGTGAAGGAAGAAGACGGTAAGAAGTAG
- the scpB gene encoding SMC-Scp complex subunit ScpB: MTDDDEQQFDLSAMFAEDAGDDGGLSLDRLSATYAEALTGRASPFQEEEPQPEGEETEEESTAEAISRLADEAVAEDPCELSPTTILEALLFVGNASNDKLTAEKAASVMRGVKPDEIEDLVTQLNRKYEAEGCPYEISAVGNTYRMSLRNEFRPLREKFYGKVREAKLSQPAIDVLSLVAYNQGATREEVDEMRNKPSGPILTQLVRRRLLRVQPDPEEKRIKRYTTTERFLQLFGLTTLDDLPQPQSLDD, encoded by the coding sequence ATGACCGACGATGATGAACAGCAATTCGATCTCTCTGCCATGTTCGCTGAAGACGCGGGCGATGATGGGGGACTTTCCCTCGACCGCTTGTCAGCCACCTATGCCGAGGCACTGACCGGTCGGGCCTCTCCCTTTCAAGAGGAAGAGCCACAGCCCGAGGGGGAGGAGACCGAGGAGGAATCGACAGCTGAGGCAATCTCGCGTCTCGCCGACGAGGCGGTGGCTGAGGATCCGTGTGAGCTTTCGCCAACCACCATTCTGGAGGCCCTACTTTTCGTTGGGAATGCCTCGAACGACAAGCTGACCGCCGAAAAAGCGGCTTCCGTCATGCGTGGGGTGAAGCCAGACGAGATCGAAGATCTAGTCACGCAGCTAAACCGGAAATACGAAGCGGAAGGTTGCCCTTACGAAATCAGCGCCGTCGGCAACACCTACCGCATGAGCCTGCGAAACGAATTTCGTCCGCTGCGCGAGAAATTTTATGGCAAAGTGCGCGAAGCAAAGCTCTCGCAGCCTGCGATCGATGTGCTTTCGCTGGTGGCCTACAACCAGGGAGCGACGCGGGAAGAAGTCGACGAAATGAGGAACAAGCCAAGTGGGCCGATTTTGACCCAGTTGGTCCGGCGTCGGTTGCTGCGAGTCCAGCCAGATCCTGAAGAGAAACGGATCAAACGTTACACGACCACCGAGCGCTTTTTGCAGCTGTTTGGGCTGACGACCCTCGATGATTTGCCTCAGCCGCAAAGTTTAGACGATTAA
- the nusG gene encoding transcription termination/antitermination protein NusG — MVSTADNSFDPDKDPEASEIQPEVDATPEDVADDAASADASIDEDTAEAVDDESTGEAEAGDSELAEEAAVEEPAVESKVAATPAKGKNRGPIEEITEEDEAAEAAVDKEWYILKVQSNREKSICSNLLRRVKMAGLENYFGDILVPTEDLVEYKNGKKKVTKQKLYPGYIVVHMAINDETWFLVRETGGIGDFTGAGGKPVPMLPHEVDRIVKKSRKPEEGEQEEVKTNIRFKIGEHVRITEGTFENFEGDVELIDETNGRVTVMINIFGRTTPVEMEHWQMEPV, encoded by the coding sequence GTGGTAAGCACTGCAGACAATTCGTTTGATCCGGATAAAGATCCCGAAGCATCGGAGATTCAGCCGGAAGTTGATGCGACGCCGGAAGACGTTGCCGACGATGCTGCCAGCGCTGACGCCTCGATCGACGAAGATACGGCTGAAGCGGTCGATGACGAATCGACAGGCGAAGCTGAGGCCGGTGATTCCGAACTTGCTGAAGAAGCTGCTGTTGAAGAGCCTGCTGTCGAAAGCAAGGTCGCTGCTACGCCTGCTAAGGGCAAGAATCGCGGCCCGATCGAAGAGATCACGGAAGAAGACGAAGCCGCTGAAGCCGCCGTCGATAAAGAGTGGTATATCCTCAAGGTGCAAAGCAATCGCGAGAAGTCGATTTGCAGTAACTTGCTTCGGCGAGTGAAAATGGCAGGCCTGGAGAATTACTTTGGCGACATTCTTGTTCCCACGGAAGACTTGGTGGAATACAAGAACGGCAAGAAGAAGGTAACCAAGCAAAAGTTGTATCCCGGCTATATCGTCGTGCATATGGCTATCAACGACGAGACCTGGTTCCTTGTTCGAGAAACGGGTGGCATTGGCGATTTCACCGGAGCCGGTGGTAAGCCTGTGCCCATGCTGCCACACGAAGTGGATCGCATCGTTAAGAAGTCACGCAAGCCTGAAGAAGGCGAACAAGAAGAAGTTAAGACGAACATTCGCTTTAAGATTGGTGAACATGTTCGGATCACGGAAGGGACCTTCGAGAACTTCGAAGGAGACGTCGAGTTGATCGACGAGACCAATGGTCGGGTTACGGTCATGATCAATATTTTCGGCCGCACGACACCTGTGGAGATGGAACACTGGCAAATGGAGCCAGTTTAG
- a CDS encoding VIT1/CCC1 transporter family protein, which produces MSPRPVHREFHRADRIGWLRAAVLGANDGILSVGSLIVGVASAEADYYQVVLAGVAGLTSGALSMAAGEYVSVSSQADTEEADTQREQEELATNPEGELAELTEIYVQRGLEPQLARQVATQLMESDALKSHLRDELGISEHMVARPLQAAWASALSFSIGAALPVAVAALAPRSLVVLLVAIATVLSLAGLGALSAVTGGASPWKGALRVAFWGIVAMVITSLIGKLFGVSMA; this is translated from the coding sequence ATGAGTCCCAGGCCAGTTCATCGCGAGTTTCACCGGGCAGATCGGATTGGTTGGCTGCGGGCTGCCGTTTTGGGCGCGAATGATGGCATTCTCTCGGTTGGCAGTTTGATCGTAGGTGTTGCTTCGGCGGAGGCCGATTATTACCAGGTCGTTCTCGCTGGGGTCGCTGGGCTGACCTCAGGGGCTTTGTCGATGGCGGCCGGGGAGTATGTCTCGGTGAGTTCTCAAGCCGACACTGAAGAGGCCGACACCCAGCGCGAGCAGGAAGAGCTTGCCACGAATCCGGAAGGTGAGCTGGCCGAGTTGACCGAGATCTACGTGCAGCGTGGCTTAGAGCCTCAGTTGGCTCGTCAGGTGGCGACTCAGTTGATGGAAAGCGATGCCCTCAAGTCCCATTTGCGGGATGAGCTAGGAATCTCAGAGCACATGGTTGCCCGTCCGCTCCAAGCGGCTTGGGCTTCCGCGCTGTCCTTCAGTATCGGGGCAGCTTTGCCGGTTGCCGTGGCTGCATTGGCACCTCGATCGCTGGTGGTTCTACTTGTGGCTATTGCCACCGTGCTAAGCCTAGCCGGGCTGGGCGCTTTGTCGGCAGTGACCGGCGGCGCTTCGCCCTGGAAAGGGGCGTTGCGCGTCGCTTTCTGGGGAATTGTGGCGATGGTGATCACATCGTTAATCGGCAAGCTGTTTGGCGTCTCGATGGCTTAG
- a CDS encoding sigma-70 family RNA polymerase sigma factor yields MNKGYQNVALRQLRDQQIKYAPRDRKLDQANRAEKLISEIDPSKQYPVDYIYYRLTDFRPEQTNVGSLLPGKSAAEDLRLMVEDLSDAADVSVDSVPEEVLTVEQLSDRFSVSTKTISRWRKQGLVSRKFLFEGRKRVGFLRSSVERFVKENPDRIERGRHFSQLSEAEKLEIIDRARRLANAGGTPSEVAKRVAAKMNRSVETIRYTLKNHDDEMPKEAVFPRGTGPLTESAKQIIYGEYRHGVSVDRLSEKHGRTRASIYRVINEIRYRHVMELPLDNIYNDDFEKPELEGEILGDMPPHEKPARKVRVPSGLPTYLASLYEMPLLNREQEYHLFRKFNFLKHKSLKIRDQLDPQRPKSSDMDEIERLYDLASEVKNLIVQSNLRLVVSIAKRHVAATEDFFELVSDGNMSLIRAAEKFDYSRGNKFSTYCSWAIMKNFARTIPVEFRHRDRYRTSLDEYFTTRVDERSDQYEQEMAQQQRERQIDKILHRLDEREQKIIIRRFGLDHSREPQTLKEVGEELGVTKERIRQIEARALNKLKTAARDFNFDLPETN; encoded by the coding sequence ATGAACAAGGGATATCAAAACGTTGCATTGCGCCAATTGCGCGATCAACAAATCAAATATGCCCCCCGGGATCGTAAGCTCGATCAGGCCAATCGTGCGGAGAAACTAATCTCCGAGATCGACCCGAGCAAGCAATACCCGGTTGATTATATCTATTACCGCTTAACCGATTTCCGGCCAGAGCAGACCAATGTCGGTTCGTTGTTGCCAGGTAAATCGGCGGCGGAAGATCTTCGCTTGATGGTGGAAGATCTTTCGGATGCGGCGGATGTGTCGGTCGATTCTGTGCCGGAAGAGGTGCTTACTGTCGAGCAGTTAAGCGACCGCTTCAGCGTTTCGACGAAAACCATTTCACGCTGGCGGAAGCAGGGCCTCGTTAGCCGCAAGTTCCTTTTCGAGGGGCGTAAGCGGGTTGGCTTCTTGCGTTCCAGTGTCGAGCGGTTCGTGAAGGAGAATCCTGATCGGATCGAGCGTGGTCGGCATTTCAGCCAGTTGAGCGAAGCCGAAAAGCTCGAAATCATCGACCGCGCACGCCGTCTGGCCAATGCCGGGGGAACCCCTTCGGAAGTCGCCAAGCGGGTGGCTGCCAAGATGAATCGCAGTGTGGAAACGATTCGTTACACGCTCAAGAATCACGACGACGAAATGCCGAAAGAGGCAGTTTTCCCTCGGGGAACCGGCCCTCTGACCGAATCGGCCAAGCAGATCATCTACGGCGAATATCGGCATGGCGTCTCGGTGGATCGCTTGTCAGAAAAGCACGGGCGCACGCGGGCATCGATCTATCGTGTGATCAATGAAATTCGTTATCGACACGTGATGGAGTTGCCGCTGGATAACATCTACAACGACGACTTTGAAAAGCCGGAGTTGGAAGGGGAAATCCTCGGCGATATGCCGCCGCATGAAAAGCCAGCTCGAAAGGTGCGTGTTCCATCTGGTTTGCCGACTTATCTGGCTTCGCTGTACGAAATGCCGCTGCTGAATCGCGAGCAGGAATATCACCTGTTTCGGAAGTTCAACTTCCTGAAGCATAAGTCGCTTAAGATTCGTGATCAGCTTGATCCTCAGCGTCCTAAGTCGAGTGACATGGACGAGATCGAGCGGCTTTACGACTTGGCCAGCGAAGTGAAGAATTTGATCGTGCAGTCGAACTTGCGTTTGGTGGTTTCGATCGCCAAACGGCATGTCGCTGCGACGGAAGACTTCTTCGAGCTCGTTTCCGATGGCAATATGTCGCTGATCCGTGCCGCCGAGAAGTTTGACTACTCTCGCGGGAACAAGTTCAGCACGTACTGTAGTTGGGCGATTATGAAGAACTTTGCCCGGACGATTCCGGTCGAGTTCCGCCATCGCGATCGCTACCGTACCAGTTTGGACGAGTACTTTACCACGCGGGTCGACGAGCGTAGTGATCAGTACGAGCAGGAAATGGCTCAGCAGCAACGTGAGCGACAGATCGATAAGATCTTGCATCGCTTAGACGAGCGGGAGCAAAAGATCATCATCCGTCGGTTTGGCCTGGATCATTCCCGTGAACCGCAAACCTTGAAAGAGGTTGGCGAAGAGCTGGGTGTCACGAAAGAACGAATCCGTCAGATCGAAGCTCGGGCTTTGAATAAGTTGAAGACCGCAGCTCGGGATTTCAACTTCGATTTGCCTGAAACGAACTAA
- the secE gene encoding preprotein translocase subunit SecE, whose amino-acid sequence MAKEKTVGSASLLTELVQANRYKRTQGRIARQATLLAIWVLILIAAYQLFQQLDTYVVMVYYGLQYAISGALVVVGFWIAYRLINWPTFADFLIAVEAEMNKVTWPSKAELWRSVIVVIALIFILALLLFTFDFLWITIFKAIGLIPTASNPGA is encoded by the coding sequence ATGGCCAAGGAGAAGACTGTCGGTTCCGCTTCCCTGCTTACCGAGCTGGTTCAAGCGAATCGATATAAACGAACCCAGGGTAGGATTGCCCGCCAGGCCACCTTGCTGGCGATTTGGGTTTTGATTTTGATTGCTGCGTATCAGCTGTTTCAGCAGCTGGATACTTACGTAGTGATGGTTTATTATGGACTGCAATACGCTATTTCTGGTGCATTAGTAGTCGTTGGTTTTTGGATTGCTTATCGACTGATCAATTGGCCGACTTTTGCGGACTTTTTGATCGCAGTTGAAGCAGAAATGAATAAAGTGACTTGGCCTTCCAAGGCTGAGTTGTGGCGAAGTGTCATTGTGGTGATCGCGTTGATTTTCATCCTGGCACTGTTGCTGTTCACCTTCGATTTCTTGTGGATCACGATTTTTAAGGCCATTGGTCTTATTCCCACAGCTTCCAATCCAGGTGCATAG
- the rpe gene encoding ribulose-phosphate 3-epimerase produces the protein MSRRSHLARLRQQAPLILPSVLSCDYSDMRGEVQKLEAAGVQALHLDVMDGNFVPNLTYGMPIIAAFRKLTELPLDVHLMIENPGQYVRQFYEAGADIITIHEEAAGEDTARILQEVKELGAGAGVAINPDIPVERVMPFLEIADLILIMSVNAGFGGQKFNPVAIEKLEMLRKAGPKELLLEVDGGVNLETVQACTEAGADLLVIGSAIFNQSDYKAAIEELYRSAHVSN, from the coding sequence ATGTCTCGTCGTTCGCATCTTGCGCGACTCCGCCAACAGGCGCCACTCATCCTCCCCTCCGTGCTATCGTGCGACTACAGCGATATGCGGGGAGAAGTGCAGAAGCTGGAAGCTGCTGGCGTGCAAGCACTTCATTTGGACGTGATGGACGGAAACTTTGTTCCTAATTTGACTTACGGAATGCCGATTATTGCCGCGTTTCGCAAGCTTACGGAACTTCCCCTCGATGTCCATTTGATGATCGAGAATCCAGGCCAATACGTCCGACAGTTCTATGAGGCGGGCGCAGATATCATTACCATCCACGAGGAAGCTGCGGGGGAGGATACCGCACGGATTCTGCAAGAGGTCAAGGAGCTTGGTGCTGGTGCTGGCGTTGCTATCAACCCAGATATTCCGGTCGAGCGCGTGATGCCTTTCCTAGAAATCGCAGACTTGATACTCATTATGAGTGTGAATGCAGGATTCGGCGGACAAAAGTTCAACCCGGTAGCGATCGAGAAGCTTGAGATGCTACGGAAAGCCGGCCCCAAGGAACTTCTTTTGGAGGTTGATGGGGGCGTGAACTTGGAAACCGTTCAGGCTTGCACGGAAGCGGGGGCAGACCTCCTGGTAATAGGATCAGCGATTTTCAATCAATCGGATTACAAAGCGGCGATCGAAGAATTGTATCGTTCGGCGCACGTTTCGAACTAA
- a CDS encoding histidine phosphatase family protein, producing the protein MLRIVLVRPGQTEYDFQGRIRSRLAVPLTEEGSRQASEMVKELRELDFKAIYCGPCQACAQTAEAFAKSLGMKVRQMDSLANLNAGLWQGKLITEVKQNQPTVYRLWQENPEAVCPPQGETLGEVRLRVQNALDKIWKKHQKGDGNVIVVAPEPLASIIRSEILQTEFGDLWEAERRCGWWELIQYEKNAVVSKV; encoded by the coding sequence ATGCTACGCATAGTGCTCGTAAGACCTGGGCAGACCGAATATGACTTTCAAGGTCGTATTCGCAGCCGTTTGGCGGTCCCTTTAACTGAAGAGGGAAGCCGCCAAGCCTCGGAAATGGTCAAAGAACTTCGTGAACTCGATTTCAAAGCGATCTACTGTGGTCCTTGCCAGGCGTGCGCCCAGACCGCCGAAGCATTTGCCAAATCGCTTGGAATGAAGGTTCGCCAGATGGATTCGCTGGCCAATTTGAATGCCGGATTGTGGCAGGGAAAGCTGATCACCGAGGTCAAGCAAAACCAGCCAACCGTCTATCGTCTGTGGCAAGAGAACCCAGAGGCGGTTTGTCCCCCCCAAGGGGAGACTTTGGGCGAGGTGCGCTTGCGTGTGCAGAACGCCCTAGACAAGATATGGAAAAAGCATCAAAAAGGCGATGGCAACGTGATTGTGGTCGCCCCTGAACCTCTGGCATCCATTATTCGCAGCGAGATCCTGCAAACCGAATTCGGTGATTTGTGGGAAGCTGAACGCCGATGTGGATGGTGGGAACTCATCCAGTATGAAAAAAACGCCGTCGTCTCCAAAGTCTAA
- the accD gene encoding acetyl-CoA carboxylase, carboxyltransferase subunit beta, with translation MKKTPSSPKSKSTQKLPTNTLEATSPTSPPVEEMSMASVTSDIETQSEDTSKPKKRGVPEGLWQRCPGCQAVIFRKQAEQLLGVCPECDYHWTISAKQRIDQVLDTGTFEEWDADLTSLDPLNFKDKKAYAERIISEQKRTGLRDAALTGAGMIRARRVAIGVTDSAFIMGSMGSVVGEKLTRLIERATAQDLPLIIISGSGGGARMHEGIYSLMQMAKTTAALAKFHEAGGLFISVLTNPTMGGVAASFASLGDLIFAEPQALVGFAGPRTIKATIRIDLPEGFQTSEFLLEHGFVDRIVPRNKLKLEIARSIDYCGK, from the coding sequence ATGAAAAAAACGCCGTCGTCTCCAAAGTCTAAGTCTACGCAAAAGTTACCGACAAACACTTTGGAAGCTACCTCTCCGACATCACCTCCCGTCGAGGAAATGAGCATGGCATCTGTCACGTCAGACATCGAAACCCAAAGCGAAGACACCAGCAAGCCGAAGAAGCGAGGTGTGCCGGAAGGTTTGTGGCAACGCTGTCCCGGCTGCCAGGCGGTGATCTTCCGCAAACAAGCCGAGCAGCTTTTGGGTGTCTGTCCCGAATGTGACTATCATTGGACCATCTCGGCCAAGCAGCGGATCGACCAGGTTCTCGATACCGGCACGTTTGAAGAGTGGGATGCCGATCTGACTTCGCTTGATCCCCTGAACTTCAAAGATAAGAAAGCCTATGCCGAGCGGATTATCTCGGAGCAAAAGCGAACCGGCCTGCGAGATGCCGCTTTGACTGGGGCCGGCATGATTCGTGCCCGCCGCGTTGCCATCGGGGTGACGGACAGCGCCTTTATCATGGGAAGCATGGGAAGCGTCGTTGGCGAAAAGCTAACCCGCCTGATCGAGCGAGCCACGGCCCAAGACTTACCGTTGATCATCATTAGTGGTTCTGGTGGTGGTGCCCGGATGCACGAAGGGATTTACTCCCTGATGCAAATGGCCAAAACGACGGCCGCTTTGGCGAAGTTTCATGAAGCGGGCGGCTTGTTTATCTCCGTTTTGACCAACCCGACGATGGGTGGAGTCGCGGCCAGCTTTGCCTCGCTGGGGGATTTGATCTTTGCGGAACCTCAAGCCCTGGTTGGGTTTGCAGGCCCGCGTACCATCAAAGCGACCATTCGGATTGATCTGCCGGAAGGTTTTCAGACGAGTGAATTCCTGCTTGAGCACGGCTTCGTCGATCGGATTGTCCCACGCAACAAGCTGAAACTCGAAATTGCCCGGTCGATTGACTATTGCGGTAAGTAA
- a CDS encoding DUF3891 family protein, with protein sequence MIVRPYQSPSGESLLYLIPQSVHAALSGDLASHWGNGGFQPLVHPEVVWPAIFHHDDGWIPTDNAPPIDAQTKRPVSFLDSPAADSHAIWTKSIQGAARISPFAQYLIAEHFMMLREHSHSADSEAGRTFLSKYEELCDTWRDRWEERHPACHEEEVQLALRQLRFFDWFSLWLCLAERTERHTFEETPQELPLTVTPQKEGEFLIEPWPWTVDDVHVAVGGWLVPDRDYDNTDDLLREMTDWRRLNWRFVSN encoded by the coding sequence GTGATTGTTCGACCGTACCAATCGCCCAGCGGCGAATCACTTCTCTACCTGATCCCCCAGTCCGTCCACGCGGCACTTTCGGGCGACCTGGCATCGCACTGGGGTAACGGCGGTTTCCAGCCTCTCGTTCACCCCGAGGTGGTCTGGCCAGCGATCTTTCATCACGATGACGGCTGGATTCCCACCGACAACGCTCCGCCGATTGACGCCCAAACCAAGCGGCCGGTTTCGTTCCTCGATTCGCCAGCCGCCGACTCGCACGCCATCTGGACGAAATCAATCCAAGGGGCGGCTCGCATCAGCCCGTTTGCTCAGTACCTGATCGCTGAGCACTTCATGATGCTGCGCGAACACAGCCATTCTGCCGACTCAGAAGCAGGACGCACTTTTTTAAGCAAGTACGAAGAGCTTTGCGACACCTGGCGAGACCGCTGGGAAGAACGGCATCCTGCGTGTCACGAGGAAGAGGTTCAGCTAGCCCTCCGGCAACTTCGCTTCTTCGACTGGTTCAGCCTGTGGCTTTGCCTGGCCGAACGGACCGAACGTCATACGTTTGAGGAAACGCCGCAAGAGCTTCCCTTAACCGTCACGCCACAAAAAGAAGGCGAGTTCCTTATCGAGCCCTGGCCCTGGACCGTAGACGATGTGCATGTCGCGGTGGGTGGCTGGCTAGTCCCTGACCGAGACTACGACAACACCGACGACCTCCTGCGTGAAATGACCGATTGGAGACGGCTGAATTGGCGATTTGTTTCGAATTAG
- a CDS encoding serine/threonine-protein kinase: protein MSLLKKFTSFFAGKPKLDIASRFEILREAVSGTMSEFYKVREHSTGRTLGLKVLDLEKQQFFDSRFTGMTRPKEGEIAMSLTHPCIVRTIEHGLVTTGQQYVLMEYLDGRGLNSLIVDRDPMLEGKQLILLRQMADALACVHDAGYIHRDICPRNFIAAPDCRSCKLIDFGLTLPAKPEFMAPGNRTGTPNYMAPEIVRRRATDQRVDIFSLGVTGFRLLAYELPWAALEGTGRDALTHDTLAPSDILQKRPGLNPELGELIMSCIERDPRLRPESARELLARLQKIKKMEA from the coding sequence ATGAGTCTGCTGAAGAAGTTCACCTCCTTTTTTGCTGGCAAGCCCAAGCTTGATATCGCTTCGCGGTTTGAGATCCTGCGTGAAGCAGTCTCAGGCACGATGAGCGAATTTTATAAGGTTCGCGAGCATTCAACCGGGCGAACGCTAGGGCTCAAGGTTCTCGATCTCGAGAAGCAGCAATTCTTTGATTCTCGCTTCACCGGCATGACGCGCCCCAAGGAAGGCGAGATTGCGATGTCGCTGACCCATCCTTGTATCGTGCGAACGATCGAGCACGGCTTGGTCACGACGGGCCAGCAGTACGTGCTGATGGAGTATTTGGATGGACGAGGGCTAAATTCGCTGATTGTCGATCGAGACCCGATGCTGGAAGGGAAGCAACTGATTTTGTTGCGGCAAATGGCCGATGCGTTGGCCTGTGTTCACGATGCAGGCTACATTCATCGCGATATTTGCCCACGCAATTTCATTGCCGCCCCTGATTGCCGGTCGTGCAAGTTGATCGATTTTGGGCTCACGCTGCCAGCCAAGCCTGAATTCATGGCCCCAGGCAATCGCACCGGTACGCCCAATTACATGGCTCCTGAGATTGTCCGTCGACGGGCCACCGATCAGCGAGTCGATATCTTCTCGCTGGGGGTAACTGGTTTCAGGCTTTTAGCTTACGAGTTGCCTTGGGCGGCCTTAGAAGGAACTGGGCGAGACGCGTTAACGCACGATACGCTGGCCCCGAGCGATATCTTGCAAAAGCGACCAGGCCTCAACCCTGAACTGGGAGAGTTGATCATGTCGTGCATCGAGCGTGATCCCCGGTTGCGGCCAGAATCGGCCCGCGAGTTGTTGGCCCGGCTGCAAAAAATCAAAAAAATGGAAGCCTAG
- the tuf gene encoding elongation factor Tu encodes MAKDVFERSKPHVNVGTIGHIDHGKTTTTGAILAVQAAKGLAKMKAYSEIAKGGTVRDETKTVTIAVAHVEYESPTRHYAHIDCPGHADFVKNMITGAAQMDGAILVVSAADGPMPQTKEHVLLARQVGVPCVVVYLNKCDLVDDEELLDLVELEVRELLSKNDFPGDDCPVVRGNSLAAYNNPADPEASKCITELVEALDSYIPEPERETDKPFLMAIEDVFSIEGRGTVATGRIERGVVKVGEEVEILGLTEKPTKTTVTGVEMFNKILQEGVAGDNVGCLLRGVKREDISRGQVLAKPGSINPHTKFEAEIYCLSKEEGGRHTPFFSGYRPQFYFRTTDVTGTANLVGAEMCMPGDNVKIEVELHKPIAMFEGVRFAIREGGKTVGSGVVTKITE; translated from the coding sequence ATGGCCAAGGACGTATTTGAACGATCTAAACCACACGTCAACGTTGGCACCATTGGTCACATCGACCATGGTAAAACAACTACGACGGGCGCAATCCTGGCGGTTCAGGCTGCTAAGGGTCTGGCCAAGATGAAGGCTTATTCGGAAATCGCCAAGGGTGGTACGGTTCGTGACGAAACCAAAACCGTGACGATCGCCGTGGCTCACGTTGAATACGAAAGCCCGACTCGTCACTATGCCCACATCGACTGCCCCGGCCACGCTGACTTTGTGAAGAACATGATCACCGGTGCCGCCCAGATGGACGGTGCGATTCTGGTGGTCTCCGCTGCGGACGGTCCCATGCCGCAGACCAAGGAACACGTGCTGCTGGCTCGCCAGGTGGGTGTGCCTTGCGTGGTTGTTTACTTGAACAAGTGCGACTTGGTTGACGACGAAGAGTTGTTGGACTTGGTCGAGCTGGAAGTTCGCGAGCTGCTGAGCAAGAACGACTTCCCTGGCGACGATTGCCCGGTTGTTCGTGGTAACTCGCTGGCTGCTTACAACAACCCAGCTGACCCAGAAGCTTCCAAGTGCATCACCGAATTGGTTGAAGCTCTGGATAGCTACATTCCAGAACCAGAACGCGAAACCGACAAGCCGTTCCTGATGGCGATCGAAGACGTCTTCTCCATTGAAGGTCGTGGTACGGTTGCTACTGGTCGTATTGAACGGGGTGTCGTTAAGGTTGGTGAAGAAGTCGAAATTCTCGGCCTGACCGAGAAGCCGACCAAGACCACCGTTACCGGCGTTGAAATGTTCAACAAGATCCTGCAGGAAGGTGTTGCTGGCGATAACGTCGGTTGCTTGCTCCGCGGTGTCAAGCGTGAAGACATTTCGCGTGGTCAGGTTCTCGCCAAGCCAGGTTCGATTAACCCGCACACCAAGTTTGAAGCAGAGATTTACTGCTTGAGCAAGGAAGAAGGCGGTCGTCACACTCCGTTCTTCAGCGGTTATCGTCCCCAGTTCTACTTCCGCACAACGGACGTCACTGGAACGGCTAACCTGGTCGGTGCTGAAATGTGCATGCCAGGCGACAACGTGAAGATTGAAGTTGAATTGCACAAGCCGATCGCCATGTTTGAAGGTGTTCGCTTTGCTATTCGTGAAGGTGGTAAGACGGTCGGTTCCGGCGTCGTTACCAAGATCACCGAGTAA